One Polaribacter sp. KT25b DNA segment encodes these proteins:
- the tsaD gene encoding tRNA (adenosine(37)-N6)-threonylcarbamoyltransferase complex transferase subunit TsaD has protein sequence MNKPVYILGIESSCDDTSASVICNAKVLSNVVANQEVHSKYGGVVPELASRAHQQNIVPVVQQALEQANITKKQLSAIAFTKGPGLMGSLLVGTSFAKSLALGLQIPLIDVNHMQAHILAHFIDDDKSKNPTFPFICLTISGGHTQIVKVSNYFDMEILGETIDDAVGEAYDKSAKILGLPYPGGPLIDKYAQLGNEKAFKFTKPKVGDLEFSFSGLKTGILYFIQKQVRINPNFIQENLNDICASIQFTIAEILMDKLKKAVNLTDIKQIAIAGGVSANSEIRKRLQLAEKHFGWTTYVPKFEYTTDNAAMIAISGYLKYLNNNYADVSVTAKARLKVTE, from the coding sequence ATGAATAAACCTGTTTATATTTTAGGAATTGAATCTTCTTGTGATGATACAAGCGCTTCTGTTATTTGCAATGCAAAAGTATTAAGTAACGTTGTAGCAAACCAAGAGGTACACTCTAAATATGGCGGAGTTGTGCCAGAATTAGCATCGAGAGCCCATCAACAAAATATTGTACCAGTTGTGCAACAAGCTTTAGAACAAGCAAACATTACTAAAAAACAATTATCTGCAATAGCATTTACAAAAGGTCCTGGTTTAATGGGTTCTTTATTGGTTGGCACTTCTTTTGCAAAATCGTTGGCGTTGGGTTTACAAATTCCGTTAATTGATGTAAACCACATGCAAGCACATATTTTAGCACATTTTATTGATGATGACAAAAGTAAAAATCCAACATTTCCTTTTATTTGTTTAACCATAAGTGGCGGGCATACACAAATTGTAAAAGTTTCTAATTATTTTGATATGGAAATTTTAGGCGAAACTATTGATGATGCAGTTGGTGAAGCTTATGATAAATCTGCTAAAATTTTAGGTTTACCCTATCCTGGTGGTCCTTTAATTGATAAATATGCACAATTAGGAAATGAAAAAGCGTTTAAATTTACCAAACCAAAAGTAGGCGATTTAGAGTTTAGTTTTAGCGGATTAAAAACAGGAATTTTATATTTTATTCAGAAACAAGTAAGAATAAACCCAAACTTTATTCAAGAAAACTTAAATGATATTTGTGCGTCAATTCAATTTACAATCGCAGAAATTTTGATGGACAAATTAAAAAAAGCGGTAAATTTAACTGACATTAAACAAATTGCAATTGCGGGCGGAGTTTCTGCAAATTCAGAAATAAGAAAAAGATTACAATTGGCAGAAAAACATTTTGGTTGGACAACTTATGTTCCTAAATTTGAATATACAACAGATAACGCCGCAATGATTGCTATTTCTGGATATTTAAAATATTTAAATAATAATTATGCCGATGTTTCTGTAACTGCAAAAGCACGTTTAAAAGTTACAGAATAA